Within the Polymorphobacter megasporae genome, the region TCGTCGAGCCCAATTTGAAGGAGGGCAAGGGAGGCCTGCGCGATCTCCACACGCTCTTCTGGATCGGCAAATACGCATACCAGGTCCAGTCGGTCGCCGAGCTCGTCGGCAAGGGTCTGCTGACCGCGACCGAGCTGCGCCAGTTCCTCAAGGCCGAGAATTTCCTGTGGGCGGTGCGGTGCAACCTCCACGATATCGCCGGTCGCGCCGAGGAACGCCTGACTTTCGACGTCCAGCGCGAGCTGAGCACCCGGCTGCGCTATACCGAGCGCGCCGGCATGTCGGCGATCGAGCGCTTCATGCGCCACTATTTCCTCGTCGCGCGGCAGGTCGGCGACCTGACCGGGCTGTTCCTCGCGCATCTCGACGACAGCTTCGGCAAGGGCGCGTGGTTCCCCAAGCTCGTCCGGCGGCCGCGCAAGCTCAACGGCTTCACCACGCGGTCGGGGCGGATCGGGGTGCCGAACGATACCTTCTTCCGCGACGACCCGGTCCGGTTGATCGAGATGTTCGCGCTGGCGAACAGCGCGGGCCTTGAAATCCACCCGCTGGCGATGCGCCAAGCCGGGCGCGACGCCGGGCTGATCACCGAGAAGATCCGCCGCGATCCGCGTGCCAACGCGCTGTTCATGGACGTGCTGACGAGCCACATCGACCCCGAGACGACGCTCCGCTGGATGAGCGAAGCGGGAGTGTTCGGGCGCTTCATTCCCGACTTCGGGCGTGTCGTCGCGCAAATGCAGTACGACATGTACCACCACTATACCGTCGACGAGCATACGATCCGCGCGATCGGGCTCGTCGCCAAGATCGAGAACGGCGAGCTCCAGGCCGACCATCCGCAGTCGGTCAAGGTCATCCGCCAGCTTGTCTCGCGCCGCGTCCTGTACGTCGCGGTCATGCTCCACGATATCGCCAAGGGGCGCGGTGGCGACCACAGCGAACTCGGCGCCGACATCGCGCTGCATCTGTGCCCGCGGCTCGGACTGTCACCTGCCGAGACCGAGACGGTGGCGTGGCTCGTCCGCTACCACCTGCTGATGTCGTCGACCGCGTTCAAGCGCGACCTGTCCGACTATAAGACGATCGTCGACTTCACCGACATCGTCGCCTCGCCCGAGCGGCTGCGGCTGCTGCTCATCCTGACCGTCGTCGATATTCGCGCGGTCGGGCCGAACGTCTGGAACAACTGGAAGGGTCAGCTCCTCCGCGACCTCTACGACGCCGCCGAGGAGGTCCTCCGTCTCGGCCACAAGCAGAACGGCCGTGCCGAACGCATCGCGGCAAAACAGGCAGCGCTGGCGAAGGAACTCGAGTGGCCCGCCGCCGAGTTCGCCGCGTACGCCAAGCGCCATGCCGACCCATACTGGGTCGCTGAATCGCCCGAAGTCCTGTTCCGCAACGCCTGCCTCGTCGAACGGTCGGACGCCGCCAAGGCCCCGCTGTCGATTGCGATGGAGGTCGACGCCGCGATGGGGACGACGCTCGTCACCGTCTACGCCGCCGACCATCCTGGGCTGTTCTACCGGATCGCCGGGGCGATATCGCTCGGTGGGGCGAACATCCTCGACGCGCGCATCCACACCACCCGCGACGGCCAGGCGCTCGACAATTTCGTCGTCGCCGACCCGTTGGGGCGACCGTTCGCCGAACCCGAGCAGCTTGCGCGGCTCAAGCGCTCGATCGAGGACGTGCTGCTCGGCAAGATCCGCCTCGCCGACCGCCTCGCCGCCCGCCCCCTCGCCCGCCGCCGCGCCGAGGCGTTCCGCGTCGAGCCCAACGTCCTGATCGATAACCGCGCGTCGAACCGCTACACCGTGCTTGAGGTCAACGCGCTCGATCGCCCGGCGCTGTTGTGGTCGCTGACGCACGCGCTGTTCTCGGCGCGGCTGGCGATCCAGTCGGCGCACATCGCGACCTACGGCGAGCGCGCGGTCGACGTGTTCTATTTGACCGATCTGACCGGCGAGAAGATCGACAATGCGGCACGGCTCAAGACGCTGGAGAAGCGGCTGTTGGAGCTGGCGTCGGGCGAGACCGCCCCGGCGATGATCGCGGCGGAATAACACCTTCTCCTCCCCTCCCCTTCAGGGGAGGGGCCGGGGGTGGGGGAGTCGCCACGAGTTCCTTTGCTCGTAACCGCCCCACCCCCGGGCCGGCGCAAGCGCGCCGTCTCTCGCCCCTCCCCTGAAGGGGAGGGGAGGACCGCGCCTCATCGCGCGCACCTGTTTCCGCGGCAGATTTCGCTAAGTTCAAAATAAGTTCACACAAAACGCATGCGTTTTTCGCTCCCGCTTACCGGCGGAAATTCGCGATCGCCTGACAATGAGAAAGAACACGCATCGCCGCCCGGTGGCGACTCGATTGCGGCGACCATAAGCGC harbors:
- a CDS encoding [protein-PII] uridylyltransferase, which gives rise to MSPRFDQLTNRRAIIDRRVVGDALAAAAEAGRASEARRDAAAAILKAALAEGRAEIRRRLHEHPSRGLDSAASGAFLTDQLLRLIFDFTTTALYPKPNPTAAERLTLIAVGGYGRGEMAPFSDVDIMFLTPWKQTGWGEQVIETILYLLWDLGMKVGHSTRSLDDMIRMAKSDLTIRTALLEARYVWGDQPLYDEAAARFKKEIVTGTARAFIADKLAERDARHHRMGDSRYVVEPNLKEGKGGLRDLHTLFWIGKYAYQVQSVAELVGKGLLTATELRQFLKAENFLWAVRCNLHDIAGRAEERLTFDVQRELSTRLRYTERAGMSAIERFMRHYFLVARQVGDLTGLFLAHLDDSFGKGAWFPKLVRRPRKLNGFTTRSGRIGVPNDTFFRDDPVRLIEMFALANSAGLEIHPLAMRQAGRDAGLITEKIRRDPRANALFMDVLTSHIDPETTLRWMSEAGVFGRFIPDFGRVVAQMQYDMYHHYTVDEHTIRAIGLVAKIENGELQADHPQSVKVIRQLVSRRVLYVAVMLHDIAKGRGGDHSELGADIALHLCPRLGLSPAETETVAWLVRYHLLMSSTAFKRDLSDYKTIVDFTDIVASPERLRLLLILTVVDIRAVGPNVWNNWKGQLLRDLYDAAEEVLRLGHKQNGRAERIAAKQAALAKELEWPAAEFAAYAKRHADPYWVAESPEVLFRNACLVERSDAAKAPLSIAMEVDAAMGTTLVTVYAADHPGLFYRIAGAISLGGANILDARIHTTRDGQALDNFVVADPLGRPFAEPEQLARLKRSIEDVLLGKIRLADRLAARPLARRRAEAFRVEPNVLIDNRASNRYTVLEVNALDRPALLWSLTHALFSARLAIQSAHIATYGERAVDVFYLTDLTGEKIDNAARLKTLEKRLLELASGETAPAMIAAE